One genomic region from Fervidobacterium gondwanense DSM 13020 encodes:
- a CDS encoding ABC transporter ATP-binding protein produces the protein MLRLENITVRFSGLVAVDNLSMIVKDRTIHSLIGPNGAGKTTVFNAISGLVKHDGRIFLDEYELTKLPVHKRVYYGIGRSFQNIIIFKYLTVLQNLMLGIHPHLDYTFFDSVFETSKFSTYERKARLKAIEVADILGIKSILGVYAGTLPYGYQKLIDVGRALMSEPKIILLDEPAAGLTEKESDIFKEKILKIKEAGLTTFLIEHDMRMVFDISDKITVINFGKKIAEGMPNEIVKSPEVISAYLGTEITQP, from the coding sequence ATAACTGTTAGATTCAGCGGACTTGTGGCTGTTGATAATTTATCTATGATCGTTAAAGATAGAACTATTCATTCATTGATAGGTCCTAACGGTGCAGGTAAGACAACCGTTTTTAACGCTATTTCTGGCTTAGTAAAGCATGATGGAAGGATTTTCTTGGATGAATACGAACTGACGAAACTGCCGGTTCATAAAAGGGTTTACTACGGAATAGGCAGAAGTTTCCAAAATATTATCATATTCAAATATCTTACCGTTCTTCAGAACTTGATGCTTGGAATTCATCCCCACTTGGACTATACGTTTTTTGACAGTGTTTTTGAGACATCAAAATTCTCGACATACGAGAGAAAAGCACGACTAAAAGCTATCGAAGTAGCCGACATTCTCGGTATTAAGAGTATTCTTGGAGTGTACGCGGGTACGCTGCCATATGGTTACCAGAAATTAATAGATGTTGGTCGAGCACTTATGAGTGAGCCAAAAATAATCCTTCTCGACGAACCAGCAGCTGGTTTGACTGAGAAGGAATCAGATATATTTAAAGAAAAGATTTTAAAGATAAAGGAAGCAGGGCTAACTACTTTCCTAATTGAACACGACATGCGCATGGTGTTTGATATATCGGATAAAATAACTGTTATTAATTTTGGAAAGAAAATAGCTGAAGGTATGCCGAACGAGATTGTTAAGTCCCCAGAGGTAATAAGTGCTTATCTTGGAACTGAGATAACTCAACCTTGA